The nucleotide window GTTTTACTCCCGCAGCAAAGAAACATGCTCGCAAAACCCGTGTTGAGCTCGTAGAAGGCGGTTATGCGTCCTTTGATCTATTCGGACATGACCTTGTTACTCCTCACACGATAGCAAGTGAAGAAGAAGTCCAATTGGTTTTGGACCACTATGGTATCGATAAACAAAAACTCCCTCGGATATTTCGTGAGGATCCGGCCGTTAAGCTTCTAGGTGCTCGTCCCGGTCAAGTCGTTCGCATTGAGCGCGACAGTCCAACTGCTGGGAAGACCTACTACTACCGCCTAGTTGTAGAACCGGGCCAGTAGCACGCGTATTCAAAGGATTCCTATCACTACTGCGACAATCCACATTATAGCTGTTGTAAGAATCGGTACTGTAACATTATCGCTTCCTTTT belongs to Candidatus Lokiarchaeota archaeon and includes:
- a CDS encoding DNA-directed RNA polymerase subunit H — its product is MDEFPTLVMKTRDLLHLRGYDTEELLEYDDWYAMVCRKEEGEDTIKKLVWVFKEPKLVGIAVVRDIVRYMEDFNAQRGMLVGGKRFTPAAKKHARKTRVELVEGGYASFDLFGHDLVTPHTIASEEEVQLVLDHYGIDKQKLPRIFREDPAVKLLGARPGQVVRIERDSPTAGKTYYYRLVVEPGQ